One Amaranthus tricolor cultivar Red isolate AtriRed21 chromosome 1, ASM2621246v1, whole genome shotgun sequence DNA window includes the following coding sequences:
- the LOC130815836 gene encoding sulfite exporter TauE/SafE family protein 3-like, whose amino-acid sequence MGKSGSMILFSTLLVGCLLIFVSAKEDTLKEIAATEIEMEEVEVNLLRKAINFLWQSGQNSYTHVWPDMKFGWEIIVGSLIGFFGAAFGSVGGVGGGGIYVPMLTLIIGFDSKSSTAISKCMIMGAAASTVYYNLKQRHPTLDMPVIDYDLALLFQPVLVLGISIGVAFNVIFADWMITVLLIILFLFTSTKAFLKGVDAWKKETIMKKEAAQRLLSNGDNGDYKVLPAVPTKKEEVSLRENVHWPAVGVLFAVWFAILGLEIAQKYTSTCSVGYWATNLLQFPVALGASGYEAYMLYTGKRVISSRGDAVGAWKIHQLIICMLVGVTAGMVGGLLGLGGGFILGPLFLELGIPPQVSSATATFAMMFSSSMSVVEYYLLKRFPIPYAGYLVAVATFAALAGQVLVRRLIAIIGRASLIIFILAFTIFVSAISLGGVGISNMVYKIQHNEYMGFDSLCAYEV is encoded by the exons AAGAAGTTGAGGTTAATTTGCTGAGAAAAGCCATCAATTTCTTATGGCAAAGTGGTCAAAATAGTTACACTCATGTTTGGCCA GATATGAAATTTGGATGGGAAATTATTGTGGGGTCTTTGATTGGATTCTTTGGAGCTGCATTTGGGAGTGTAGGAGGTGTTGGTGGGGGTGGTATTTACGTTCCTATGCTTACCCTTATCATTGGGTTTGATTCCAAATCTTCAACTGCCATATCAAAAt GTATGATTATGGGTGCAGCAGCTTCAACTGTCTACTACAATCTTAAACAAAGGCACCCAACATTGGATATGCCTGTTATTGATTATGATTTGGCACTTCTCTTTCAACCAGTATTGGTGCTTGGAATCAGTATTGGAGTTgcctttaatgttatttttgcaGACTGGATGATCACAGTTTTGCTCATTATTCTATTCTTAT TCACTTCCACCAAAGCATTCCTCAAGGGTGTTGATGCTTGGAAGAAAGAAACTATCATGAAAAAG gAGGCTGCTCAACGTTTATTATCAAATG gtgATAATGGTGATTACAAAGTTCTACCTGCAGTTCCTACCAAAAAAGAAGAG GTATCTCTAAGGGAAAATGTGCATTGGCCGGCGGTGGGCGTTCTATTTGCTGTTTGGTTTGCTATTCTGGGACTTGAAATTGCCCAG AAATACACCTCTACTTGTTCCGTTGGATACTGGGCCACCAATCTCCTTCAG TTTCCTGTGGCACTCGGGGCATCTGGATACGAAGCGTATATGTTGTATACCGGAAAAAGAGTGATCTCCTCAAGAGGAGATGCTGTTGGAGCCTGGAAAATTCACCAGCTGATTATATGCATGCTTGTTGGTGTTACTGCTGGAATGGTCGGAGGACTGCTTGGTCTTGGCGGAGGATTCATCTTAGGCCCCTTGTTTTTGGAGTTGGGCATCCCACCTCAG GTATCAAGTGCTACAGCTACCTTCGCCATGATGTTCTCTTCATCGATGTCTGTCGTAGAATACTACCTCCTTAAACGATTCCCCATTCCATACG CCGGATACCTCGTTGCTGTTGCAACATTTGCCGCCTTAGCTGGGCAGGTTCTCGTAAGGAGATTGATTGCCATCATCGGAAGAGCCTCTCTTATTATCTTCATCTTGGCATTCACTATCTTCGTCAGTGCAATTTCACTTG GCGGGGTTGGCATTTCAAATATGGTGTACAAGATTCAACATAATGAGTACATGGGATTCGATAGCTTATGTGCATACGAAGTGTGA